One Lachancea thermotolerans CBS 6340 chromosome F complete sequence DNA window includes the following coding sequences:
- the RPO31 gene encoding DNA-directed RNA polymerase III core subunit RPO31 (highly similar to uniprot|P04051 Saccharomyces cerevisiae YOR116C) produces the protein MKEVVVDIAPKRIKGLEFSALSASDIVAQSKVEISTRDLFDLENGRKPKSGGALDTRMGVSSSQAECSTCHGNLASCHGHFGHIKLSLPVFHVGYFKATIQVLQSICKTCAALLLSEEDKHQFLSELRRPGIDNLRRMGILKKVVDQCKKQRRCLRCGSLNGVVKKAAAGSGSASLKILHDTFRWVGKKSAPEKDKWVGDWKTVLAHNPELERYVKKCMDDLNPLKTLNLFKQVAPEDCELLGIDSTVKSGRPETYIWRYLPAPPVCIRPSVMMQDSPASNEDDLTVKLTEIVWTSSLIKAGLEKGISINNMMEQWDYLQLAVAMYINSDSVNPAMMPGGSTGGKTKPIRGFCQRLKGKQGRFRGNLSGKRVDFSGRTVVSPDPNLSIDEVAVPDRVAKVLTYPEMVTRYNKQKLQQLVINGPNEHPGANYLLKKDEEARRNLRYGDRMKLARNLQYGDVVERHLEDGDVVLFNRQPSLHRLSILSHYAKIRPWRTFRLNECVCTPYNADFDGDEMNLHVPQTEEARAEAINLMGVKNNLLTPKSGEPIIAATQDFITGSYLISHKDSFFSRAEFVQLLSMMSDGNLQFDIPPPSIMKPYYMWTGKQVFSLLIRPNKESPVVINLDAKNKVYIPPKDKSLPNEMSINDGYVVIRGSKILSGVMDKSVLGDGKKHSVFYTILRDFGPQEAAFAMNRMAKLCARFLGNRGFSIGINDVTPGFELKNKKEIMVEDAYAKCDALIDLFNKGKLETQPGCNEEQTLEAKIGGLLSKVREEVGEVCIKELDNLNSCLIMANCGSKGSTLNVSQMVAVVGQQIISGNRVPDGFQDRSLPHFLKNSKTPQSKGFVRNSFFSGLSPPEFLFHAISGREGLVDTAVKTAETGYMSRRLMKSLEDLSCQYDNTIRTSSNGIVQFTYGGDGLDPIDMEGNAQPVNFSRSWEHANNVTFNHVDKPLLPYQIMQQTNGVLKPLEEKLVRYDNLGNELDPSLQDRVEYIDQDDAERNFYKSLRDYMYEKASHLANIRAHKGLKEFLDEPAAELQAMDLDEGAPASALASVDQLCKISSKLVLKFLEIAIFKYHKAKVEPGTAVGAVGAHSIGEPGTQMTLKTFHFAGVASMNVTLGVPRIKEIINASKVISTPIINAVLVNNNDERAARVVKGRIEKTLLSDVAFYIQDVYKDNMSFLQVKVDLGTIEKLQLELTVEDIAVAITRAAKLKIAASDVSIMGKDKVNINVYPEMAKLKSISTSAKEPVENELFYRMQHLRRALPGIVVKGLPDIARAVINIKDDGSRELLVEGYGLREVMTTDGVIGMKTKTNHILEVFSVLGIEAARTSIVGEIDYTMSNHGMSVDPRHVQLLGDVMTYKGEILGITRFGLSKMRDSVLQLASFEKTTDHLFDAAFYMKKDAVEGVSECIILGQTMSIGTGAFKVVKGTDISESDLAPKPTLFESLCDSVTALKVN, from the coding sequence ATGAAGGAAGTGGTGGTTGATATCGCACCAAAGCGAATCAAGGGCCTGGAGTTCAGTGCCCTTTCGGCCAGCGACATCGTGGCCCAGTCCAAAGTGGAGATCTCGACAAGAGATCTATTTGACCTCGAAAACGGGCGTAAGCCAAAGAGCGGTGGCGCCCTCGACACCAGGATGGGTGTATCTTCATCGCAGGCTGAATGTTCTACGTGTCACGGCAACTTGGCGTCTTGTCACGGTCATTTTGGGCACATCAAACTTTCGCTGCCTGTCTTTCACGTCGGTTATTTCAAAGCCACCATCCAAGTTCTACAATCTATCTGCAAAACTTGTGCAGCTCTACTTTTGAGCGAAGAGGATAAACACCAGTTCTTGTCAGAACTTCGCCGTCCTGGTATTGACAACCTCAGGAGAATGGGGATACTGAAGAAAGTTGTCGACCAATGTAAGAAGCAAAGAAGGTGTCTGCGCTGCGGTTCGCTCAACGGTGTAGTTAAGAAAGCGGCTGCAGGTTCGGGCTCTGCTTCGCTCAAGATCTTACATGACACTTTCAGATGGGTCGGTAAAAAATCGGCTCCCGAGAAGGACAAGTGGGTCGGTGATTGGAAGACTGTGCTTGCTCATAATCCTGAGCTGGAGAGATACGTGAAAAAGTGCATGGACGACTTGAATCCCTTGAAAACTctcaaccttttcaaacAGGTTGCGCCAGAAGATTGTGAACTCTTAGGAATCGACAGTACTGTGAAATCCGGGAGGCCAGAGACTTACATTTGGAGATACCTGCCTGCTCCGCCGGTGTGTATCCGTCCCTCGGTCATGATGCAGGACTCACCTGCCTCTAACGAAGATGACTTAACTGTCAAGCTCACGGAAATTGTTTGGACATCTTCTCTGATAAAAGCAGGTTTGGAGAAAGGTATTTCTATCAATAACATGATGGAACAGTGGGACTACTTACAGTTGGCAGTTGCCATGTATATCAATTCAGATTCCGTCAACCCTGCGATGATGCCAGGTGGTTCCACTGGTGGCAAGACAAAACCTATAAGAGgtttttgtcaaagacTAAAAGGTAAGCAAGGTCGTTTCAGAGGTAATCTTTCCGGTAAGCGTGTCGATTTTTCAGGGAGGACGGTTGTCTCCCCAGATCCAAATTTGTCAATTGATGAAGTCGCGGTTCCTGATCGTGTCGCAAAGGTTCTCACGTACCCAGAAATGGTTACTCGATACAACAAGCAAAAACTTCAGCAACTAGTTATAAACGGGCCAAACGAACACCCAGGTGCTAACTACTTGCTAAAGAAGGATGAAGAGGCAAGAAGGAACTTGCGTTATGGTGACCGCATGAAGCTGGCAAGGAACCTGCAATACGGTGATGTTGTTGAGAGACACCTGGAAGATGGGGAtgttgttcttttcaacagaCAGCCTTCTTTACACAGATTGTCGATTTTGTCACATTATGCAAAAATTAGACCCTGGAGGACTTTCAGGCTAAATGAGTGTGTCTGTACACCATATAATGCCGATTTTGACGGTGATGAAATGAACTTGCATGTACCACAAACTGAAGAAGCCCGTGCTGAAGCTATCAATTTGATGGGAGTCAAAAATAATCTTCTAACGCCAAAATCTGGAGAGCCTATTATTGCAGCTACTCAAGATTTCATTACAGGATCGTATCTAATATCTCACAAAGattctttcttttcaagagctgaGTTCGTGCAGCTTTTATCTATGATGTCAGACGGAAACTTGCAGTTTGATATACCACCACCCTCCATTATGAAACCTTATTATATGTGGACTGGAAAACAAGTTTTCTCACTCTTGATTAGGCCAAACAAGGAATCGCCTGTTGTGATCAATCTTGATGCTAAGAATAAAGTTTACATTCCTCCTAAAGACAAGAGTTTGCCTAACGAGATGTCGATAAATGATGGTTACGTTGTCATTCGTGGCTCTAAGATTCTGAGTGGTGTTATGGACAAATCTGTTCTCGGTGATGGTAAAAAGCACTCCGTTTTCTATACTATTTTGAGAGATTTTGGccctcaagaagctgcgtTCGCAATGAACCGGATGGCCAAACTTTGTGCCAGATTTCTTGGTAACAGAGGATTCTCGATTGGTATCAACGATGTCACTCCTGGTTTCGAactgaaaaataaaaagGAGATCATGGTTGAAGATGCTTACGCTAAGTGTGATGCTCTCATTGACTTATTCAATAAAGGAAAACTGGAGACGCAACCGGGTTGTAACGAAGAACAAACACTGGAAGCAAAAATTGGTGGCCTTTTGTCTAAAGTTAGAGAAGAAGTGGGAGAAGTCTGTATCAAGGAATTGGATAACCTAAATTCTTGTTTGATTATGGCAAACTGTGGTTCTAAAGGTTCCACGTTAAACGTCTCTCAGATGGTGGCTGTTGTCGGTCAACAAATTATTTCTGGTAATCGTGTTCCCGATGGTTTCCAGGACCGTTCATTGCCACATTTCCTAAAGAACTCGAAGACTCCTCAATCAAAGGGTTTTGTGAGAAATTCATTCTTTTCAGGTTTATCTCCACcagagtttttgtttcaCGCTATTTCTGGTCGTGAGGGTCTGGTCGATACCGCTGTTAAGACTGCTGAAACCGGTTATATGTCACGTAGGTTGATGAAGTCCCTTGAAGATTTGTCATGTCAATATGATAATACCATTAGAACATCCTCAAATGGTATCGTGCAGTTCACATACGGTGGTGATGGTTTAGATCCTATTGATATGGAGGGCAATGCTCAGCCTGtaaacttttcaaggtcttggGAACATGCTAATAATGTCACATTTAACCATGTCGACAAGCCTCTGCTGCCTTACCAAATTATGCAGCAGACTAATggtgttttgaagccattAGAAGAAAAATTGGTACGTTATGACAACTTGGGCAATGAGCTGGACCCTTCGCTTCAGGACAGAGTAGAGTACATCGATCAGGATGATGCAGAAAGAAACTTTTACAAATCGCTGAGAGATTACATGTATGAGAAGGCCTCCCATTTGGCAAATATAAGGGCCCACAAGGGATTGAAAGAGTTCTTGGATgagccagcagcagagcttCAGGCTATGGATCTTGACGAGGGCGCGCCTGCCTCCGCGTTGGCGTCTGTTGATCAGCTTTGCAAAATCAGCTCCAAACTggtcttgaagttcttAGAAATCGCTATTTTCAAATATCATAAAGCAAAGGTCGAACCTGGTACGGCTGTGGGTGCTGTTGGTGCACACTCTATTGGTGAACCTGGTACTCAgatgacattgaaaacatttCACTTTGCTGGTGTCGCATCTATGAACGTTACTTTAGGTGTCCCTCGTATCAAGGAAATTATCAACGCTTCTAAAGTTATCTCAACTCCTATCATCAATGCTGTTCTGGTCAATAATAACGACGAGAGAGCGGCTAGAGTGGTGAAGGGGAGAATCGAGAAAACGTTGCTGTCCGACGTCGCTTTTTACATTCAAGATGTTTACAAAGACAACATGTCATTCCTGCAGGTTAAGGTTGATCTGGGAACAATCGAAAAGCTACAGTTGGAATTGACAGTCGAAGATATTGCAGTTGCTATCACGAGAGCCGCAAAATTAAAGATTGCAGCCTCTGATGTGAGCATCATGGGGAAGGACAAGGTCAATATCAACGTCTACCCTGAGATGGCAAAGCTAAAATCTATATCCACTTCTGCAAAAGAGCCAGTGGAGAATGAGCTCTTTTACAGGATGCAGCACCTTCGCCGGGCTCTTCCAGGCATTGTGGTTAAAGGTTTGCCGGACATTGCCAGAGCCGTTATCAACATTAAGGACGACGGTAGTAGGGAACTACTGGTCGAAGGTTACGGCCTGCGTGAAGTTATGACTACAGATGGTGTGATAGGCATGAAAACGAAGACTAACCATATCTTAGAGGTCTTCAGCGTCTTGGGTATAGAGGCCGCAAGAACCAGTATTGTTGGTGAAATTGACTACACAATGAGCAATCACGGTATGAGTGTCGACCCCCGTCACGTTCAACTGTTAGGTGACGTTATGACCTATAAGGGTGAGATTTTGGGTATCACTAGATTTGGTTTGAGTAAGATGAGAGATTCCGTGCTGCAACTAGCCTCCTTCGAGAAGACCACCGACCACCTTTTCGATGCCGCTTTCTATATGAAAAAGGATGCCGTAGAAGGTGTCTCTGAGTGCATTATTTTGGGGCAAACAATGTCTATCGGAACCGGTGCTTTTAAGGTTGTTAAAGGTACCGATATCTCAGAAAGCGATCTCGCTCCTAAGCCAACTTTGTTTGAAAGTCTTTGCGACAGCGTCACGGCACTTAAAGTTAACTAG
- the ESC2 gene encoding Esc2p (some similarities with uniprot|Q06340 YDR363W Saccharomyces cerevisiae ESC2 Protein involved in mating-type locus silencing interacts with Sir2p) codes for MAMSEERQTHTGLKGATVTGDIQDQISFTDANRTVGGYIEDEQATGIIHRGKAGLPRFSSTVEVTKTGSSTESQMSTKENKTDDDQDLEDFNIDDDDFFYGDYISSKNNAETEAAPIVMEKNDDIEQLSRSAERTEQAPDVEYITSSSDEERDTINTDSRSKRRRRSDASLEELAQAPRLAKSPRGHPRGSSRAVRTNSLPQHEKDEDDKFFEELEREASRTASTVKESSPAVAQRIYNIKFISDLEGSAGRRINVKVKGKQSFDQILPVALKTIIKEYKIPDALHPIYETDKVTLYRDGVKILNFMNCNSLQIPLEFKGEVSDVCLTIISKGQEQNFEALYEQSKHSNHELVPAFIEPGTETPDFTVEEYEKELRNVDFNKNTSVQNQPPPQSVDDNIRIALMSQDNKKIIVTARPETTFAALAEHYQKLTSLPPQQQVLLFFDNEELHLDSKVSDADVEDDDIVEVVIKRV; via the coding sequence ATGGCCATGAGCGAGGAGCGACAAACGCACACAGGGCTTAAAGGCGCCACAGTTACAGGCGATATTCAGGACCAGATTTCGTTTACCGATGCTAACAGGACAGTTGGAGGTTATATTGAAGATGAGCAGGCTACCGGAATCATTCATCGGGGAAAAGCAGGACTGCCGCGGTTCTCCTCTACAGTGGAGGTAACTAAGACTGGAAGTTCAACCGAGTCCCAAATGTCGACTAAGGAGAACAAAACCGATGATGACCAAGATCTCGAAGACTTCAATATTGACGACGACGATTTCTTCTATGGTGACTATATTTCAAGCAAGAACAATGCAGAGACTGAAGCGGCCCCGATCGTAATGGAAAAAAATGACGATATCGAGCAGCTAAGTCGGTCTGCTGAAAGAACCGAGCAAGCACCCGATGTCGAATATATTACCAGCTCTTCAGATGAAGAGCGCGACACAATAAACACAGATTCTAGGTCAAAAcgtcgaagaagatctgATGCTTCCCTGGAAGAGTTAGCTCAGGCGCCGAGACTCGCTAAATCACCGAGAGGTCACCCACGAGGGAGTTCGCGTGCTGTGCGTACCAATTCACTCCCAcaacatgaaaaagacgaagatgacaaattttttgaagagctcgaacGAGAAGCAAGCAGAACTGCAAGCACAGTGAAAGAAAGTTCTCCCGCCGTTGCGCAAAGAATCTATAACATTAAGTTTATTTCCGATTTAGAGGGGAGCGCTGGTAGAAGGATAAATGTCAAAGTAAAGGGCAAACAGTCGTTTGATCAAATTTTGCCGGTTGCACTGAAAACCATAATAAAAGAATACAAAATACCAGACGCTTTGCATCCAATATACGAGACAGATAAAGTCACGCTCTATCGCGACGGCgtcaaaatcttgaacttcatgAATTGCAATTCTTTACAGATTCCACTTGAATTCAAAGGTGAGGTTAGCGATGTTTGCTTAACAATAATTTCGAAAGGTCAAgaacaaaattttgaagcgctTTATGAGCAAAGCAAACACAGCAATCACGAGTTGGTACCAGCATTTATTGAGCCAGGAACAGAAACCCCGGACTTCACTGTGGAAGAGTATGAAAAGGAGTTAAGGAATGTtgatttcaacaaaaacacGAGTGTTCAAAACCAGCCGCCACCACAATCTGTCGATGACAACATCAGAATCGCATTGATGAGCCAAGATAACAAAAAAATTATTGTGACTGCCAGACCAGAAACTACATTTGCCGCACTCGCCGAGCATTACCAAAAGTTGACATCTTTGCCGCCTCAGCAACAagtcttgctcttctttgacaacGAAGAACTTCATTTGGACAGCAAAGTGTCAGATGCAGACGTGGAGGATGACGACATTGTAGAAGTAGTCATAAAAAGGGTATAA
- the APE4 gene encoding aspartyl aminopeptidase (highly similar to uniprot|P38821 YHR113W Saccharomyces cerevisiae Hypothetical ORF), with protein MLRLQLRKACAMSDHKANYPHEFVKFLNACPTPYHAVHEIKKHFDEYGFKELSERHSWDGVLTRGGGFYVTRNDSSILAFTVGCQWAPGNPIAITGAHTDSPVLKIKPVSKRSSEGYAQVGVECYGGGIWHSWFDADLSIAGRVMVKDQKTSNVRSMLVDLKQPLLKIPTLAIHLDRDVNQKFEFDRENQLLPVAGLESQSSESSKSCEQAAPQEGEFFSIKAVVERHHRDLVDLVAEELGIEVTQIEDFELTLYDHKPACLGGLHREFVFSGRLDNLTSCFTSMHGLTEALKTGLEKECGIRMMVCFDHEEIGSSSAQGADSNFLPAILERILRFPAISDKSGSQHDSSLQMSVARSFFLSSDVAHAVHPNYANKYESKHKPAIGQGPVIKVNANQRYMTNSPGLVLVKHIAERAKVPLQLFVVANNSPCGSTIGPIIASKTGIKTLDLGNPILSMHSIRETGGSDDLEWQIKLFCEFFETYSTYESKVYEPST; from the coding sequence ATGTTACGACTGcaattgagaaaagcttgtgCAATGTCTGATCACAAGGCTAATTACCCACATGAGTTTGTGAAGTTTCTAAATGCTTGCCCTACGCCTTATCATGCGGTGCATGAGATAAAGAAACATTTTGACGAATATGGattcaaagagctgtcAGAGCGCCATTCGTGGGATGGCGTACTGACCCGTGGCGGCGGCTTCTATGTGACCAGGAATGACTCTTCTATTCTTGCCTTCACTGTGGGTTGCCAATGGGCGCCTGGAAACCCCATCGCGATCACAGGGGCGCACACGGACTCCCCTGTGCTCAAGATAAAGCCTGTGTCCAAACGCTCAAGCGAAGGTTACGCACAAGTTGGTGTCGAATGCTATGGTGGTGGAATCTGGCACTCTTGGTTCGATGCTGACCTTTCAATTGCTGGCAGAGTCATGGTGAAAGACCAGAAGACATCGAACGTTCGCTCCATGCTTGTGGACCTCAAGCAGCCTTTGCTCAAAATTCCAACTCTTGCAATCCATCTCGACCGCGACGTCAACCAAAAGTTTGAATTTGACCGAGAGAACCAACTGTTGCCTGTGGCTGGGCTTGAAAGTCAGAGTTCTGAAAGCAGTAAGAGCTGCGAACAGGCGGCCCCACAAGAAGGTGAGTTCTTCTCAATCAAGGCTGTGGTTGAGAGGCACCACCGTGATCTAGTGGATTTGGTGGCTGAGGAACTCGGAATCGAGGTCACGCAgattgaagactttgagtTGACGTTGTATGACCACAAGCCCGCTTGTCTCGGCGGATTGCACCGCGAATTTGTGTTTTCGGGCCGCCTAGACAACCTGACCTCATGCTTTACTTCCATGCATGGTCTCACCGAGGCTCTAAAAACGGGGCTAGAAAAAGAATGCGGAATCAGAATGATGGTCTGCTTCGACCACGAGGAAATCGGATCTTCATCAGCGCAGGGCGCAGACTCCAACTTCTTGCCAGCgattcttgaaagaattcTACGCTTCCCAGCAATTTCCGACAAGAGCGGTTCCCAGCATGATAGTTCTTTGCAGATGTCTGTCGCAAGGTCCTTTTTCTTATCCTCCGACGTTGCGCACGCGGTCCACCCCAACTACGCGAACAAGTATGAGTCAAAGCACAAGCCTGCGATTGGCCAAGGTCCTGTTATCAAGGTCAACGCAAACCAGCGTTATATGACGAACTCTCCAGGGCTTGTTCTTGTTAAGCATATCGCCGAGCGTGCCAAAGTTCCTTTGCAGTtatttgttgttgccaACAATTCACCATGTGGCTCTACAATAGGGCCAATTATAGCCTCCAAAACCGGAATCAAGACTTTAGACCTCGGAAACCCGATCTTGAGCATGCATTCTATTAGAGAAACTGGGGGATCCGACGACCTAGAGTGGCAGATTAAGCTATTttgtgaattttttgagaCCTACTCAACTTACGAAAGCAAAGTGTATGAGCCTTCGACCTAA
- the TFC6 gene encoding transcription factor TFIIIC subunit TFC6 (similar to uniprot|Q06339 YDR362C Saccharomyces cerevisiae TFC6 one of six subunits of RNA polymerase III transcription initiation factor complex (TFIIIC)): MARPKGSSGPNEGGKKVRTLDSFNGVKVSSVNRSAAALAVLNSEIASTRTRPRRSASQKASQSLAEMIDPHVGSLDDDEDFEPPGEQGDVEGAEAEEEYEERDDLEDDELDNPIEKPSTRAKKTKSTSAAAGVPKPRATGAKRGRKPKKAASVNEEIKALTPTSKLDNKHRIIRGLKDLTSARDKIERIYGLNEQKLLGLAKVKEGFEAGPFDFDLQTIQEDSKYFVDSSPPWSKENIAHAIRLKKAKFDLMEESDLNYLFPVRQSELRLIIGDLDTAIATGQKVEFPVLPCGKRKGFIYSTGALVTDIAWLPRDLNGELFLAVSMSKYFDDPADPHLRLFSKEEHISCVTIFRLDPNTLSFEKYQTIVHQFGETWGLKWHEAYQDDQSLGLLAACCQDGTVKFIKVNLVQNYEIIMLQEASLEISIPQGLISCFDFTSSLSIICGFQNGYVAEFELGSNLPSFYYKVHDSYIISIVTAYSQYEDIIINTISVDGFTCAFNPKSIRTTKSIVGRARGGNNTPAVYCPQLYCVAYSDGVNSVKAYPPRAVFATHQICMHDNTVSSLAASKRHPYLLSGSADGALMINNMARRFLTGIKNNTTVYKYLKLWQWDYSLKEDKYRLDPNYEVYNFSVNEVSKAKVDPHGINISSVKWNETTKFGKFFAFVNNAGMMVVEELGSEQQN, translated from the coding sequence ATGGCTCGACCAAAAGGCAGTTCGGGCCCTAACGAAGGTGGTAAAAAGGTTAGAACGCTTGACTCCTTCAATGGCGTGAAAGTTAGCTCTGTGAACCGCTCCGCCGCAGCATTGGCGGTGCTGAATTCTGAGATAGCCAGTACAAGAACAAGGCCCCGCAGGAGTGCCTCTCAAAAGGCGTCGCAGTCGCTCGCGGAAATGATTGATCCCCACGTCGGTTCGCTAGACGATGACGAGGATTTCGAGCCTCCAGGGGAACAGGGGGACGTTGAGGGCGCGGAGGCCGAAGAAGAATACGAAGAACGAGATGATTTGGAGGATGACGAACTGGATAACCCGATAGAAAAACCGAGTACTCGCGCAAAAAAGACGAAGTCAACATCAGCGGCTGCTGGGGTGCCCAAACCAAGAGCAACGGGAGCGAAGCGCGGGCGAAAAcccaaaaaagcagcatCAGTTAATGAAGAGATAAAGGCTCTCACGCCAACTTCTAAACTCGACAATAAGCACAGAATCATACGCGGCCTGAAAGATCTCACATCTGCTAGAGACAAGATTGAGCGAATATATGGGTTAAATGAACAGAAGTTGCTAGGTCTTGCGAAAGTTAAAGAAGGCTTTGAGGCCGGCCCTTTTGACTTCGATCTACAAACCATACAGGAGGACTCCAAGTACTTCGTTGATTCCTCCCCACCATGGAGCAAAGAGAATATTGCACATGCCATCCGTCTGAAAAAAGCTAAGTTCGATTTAATGGAAGAGTCTGACTTGAACTATCTGTTTCCAGTCAGGCAATCGGAGTTACGCCTGATCATTGGGGACCTGGACACTGCAATAGCCACcggccaaaaagttgagtTTCCTGTACTGCCGTGTGGGAAACGCAAGGGTTTCATCTATAGTACTGGCGCACTTGTCACTGACATTGCATGGCTCCCTCGCGACCTAAATGGAGAGCTGTTTCTCGCTGTCTCCATGTCGAAATACTTCGACGACCCCGCTGATCCTCACCTGCGACTGTTTTCCAAGGAAGAGCATATCTCATGTGTGACTATATTCCGTTTGGACCCCAACACTCTCTCGTTCGAAAAATACCAAACTATTGTTCATCAATTTGGGGAAACATGGGGGCTGAAATGGCATGAGGCTTACCAAGACGACCAATCCCTGGGGCTTTTGGCAGCGTGCTGTCAGGATGGTACtgtcaagttcatcaaagtcAACCTTGTACAGAACTACGAAATTATAAtgcttcaagaagcctcATTGGAGATATCTATACCACAGGGGCTTATTTCATGTTTCGACTTCACATCCTCTTTAAGCATAATCTGCGGATTCCAAAACGGCTATGTTGCCGAGTTCGAGCTAGGATCGAATCTGCCTTCTTTTTACTACAAGGTCCACGACTCGTACATCATCTCCATCGTCACAGCTTATTCTCAGTATGAGGATATTATAATTAACACAATTTCAGTGGACGGGTTTACGTGCGCATTCAATCCAAAGAGCATACGTACTACGAAAAGCATTGTtgggcgcgcgcgcggagGCAACAACACTCCCGCAGTGTACTGCCCTCAATTGTACTGCGTTGCTTATTCTGACGGGGTAAACTCTGTGAAGGCTTATCCGCCCAGAGCAGTTTTTGCAACTCATCAAATTTGCATGCATGATAACACTGTAAGCTCCCTTGCAGCATCGAAGCGCCACCCATACCTTCTATCTGGTTCTGCAGACGGGGCATTGATGATTAACAATATGGCAAGGCGGTTTCTTACTGGAATCAAGAATAATACTACAGTTTACAAGTATCTAAAGTTGTGGCAATGGGACTATAGCTTGAAGGAGGACAAGTACCGTCTGGATCCTAACTACGAAGTCTACAATTTCAGCGTCAACGAGGTCTCCAAGGCAAAAGTCGATCCTCATGGCATTAATATATCATCTGTCAAGTGGAATGAAACTACAAAATTTGGAAAGTTCTTCGCTTTTGTAAACAATGCGGGAATGATGGTGGTGGAGGAACTGGGCTCTGaacaacaaaattaa
- the UBA4 gene encoding Uba4p (similar to uniprot|P38820 YHR111W Saccharomyces cerevisiae UBA4 Protein that activates Urm1p before its conjugation to proteins (urmylation)), translating into MTTDNIPNEVLLELEALRRENEALKQKLSSQTELPMSLEEFRRYGRQMIVEDTRGVEGQIKLRNAKVLVIGAGGLGCPCLPYLVGAGVGQVGVVDNDVIDTSNLHRQVLHDSTKVGMLKCESAKDVLRKLNPHVQIKTYPVRLNYSNAFSIFQGYDIVLDCTDTPLTRYLVSDVAVCLGMTVVSASGLGSEGQLSILNFASVGPCYRCFYPVPPPPNAVSSCQEGGVIGPCIGLVGVMMAVETLKIILDIYTLDNFKPFLIQYSGLPNQTLRSFKMRGRQPSCKACGEEKLITRDTIEAGEVNYEAFCGARNYNVCSPEERINVQEFEDSISSNEKLSQILLDVRPHHHYKISHLPNTFNLTVKELRDMEGDMSLLQNEIPEIHNGSEVLVMCRYGNDSQLATRILKDKFNIMKVKDIRGGFFKYIDDINPSLPKY; encoded by the coding sequence ATGACCACCGATAACATCCCTAATGAGGTTCTCTTGGAGCTAGAGGCTCTGAGGCGGGAAAATGAGGCCTTGAAGCAAAAGCTAAGTTCTCAGACTGAGCTCCCTATGTCACTAGAAGAGTTTCGCAGATATGGCAGACAAATGATTGTGGAAGACACCAGGGGCGTTGAGGGCCAAATCAAGCTGCGCAACGCTAAGGTGTTAGTTATTGGGGCAGGAGGACTTGGCTGCCCCTGCTTGCCTTACCTTGTGGGTGCTGGTGTTGGCCAAGTTGGCGTTGTGGATAATGATGTTATCGATACATCTAATCTACACAGGCAGGTGCTGCACGACTCAACGAAGGTGGGCATGCTCAAGTGTGAATCCGCTAAAGATGTGCTCCGGAAGCTGAACCCTCACGTCCAAATCAAGACGTACCCTGTCAGGCTGAACTATAGCAATGCTTTTTCTATATTCCAAGGCTACGACATAGTTCTGGACTGCACTGACACCCCCTTGACGAGGTATCTTGTGTCAGACGTTGCGGTGTGCTTGGGGATGACCGTAGTTTCTGCTTCAGGCCTGGGCTCAGAAGGTCAGCTTTCGATTTTAAACTTCGCGTCTGTGGGGCCATGCTATAGATGCTTTTACCCAGTTCCTCCTCCGCCAAACGCAGTATCCTCATGCCAGGAAGGCGGAGTTATTGGCCCTTGCATTGGTCTGGTTGGTGTTATGATGGCAGTCGAGACGCTCAAGATAATTTTGGACATCTACACTCTAGACAATTTCAAGCCATTTTTGATCCAATACTCAGGACTGCCTAATCAGACCCTCcgttctttcaaaatgaGAGGAAGGCAGCCAAGCTGCAAGGCTTGTGGGGAAGAGAAGCTAATAACGAGAGACACGATAGAGGCTGGTGAAGTGAATTACGAAGCCTTTTGTGGAGCAAGAAACTATAACGTATGTTCGCCAGAAGAGAGAATCAATGTTCAAGAGTTTGAAGACTCAATATCATCAAATGAAAAACTGAGTCAAATTCTTTTGGATGTGAGGCCGCATCACCACTACAAAATATCACATTTACCAAATACGTTCAACTTAACCGTTAAGGAGCTACGTGATATGGAAGGCGATATGAGCCTCCTCCAGAATGAAATACCTGAAATTCATAACGGCAGCGAAGTCCTTGTTATGTGCCGCTATGGCAACGATTCTCAGTTGGCCACACgaatcttgaaagacaaaTTCAATATCATGAAAGTTAAAGATATCCGAGGCGGTTTTTTTAAATACATCGATGACATAAATCCTTCGCTTCCTAAGTACTAA